The following are encoded together in the Plasmodium reichenowi strain SY57 chromosome 3, whole genome shotgun sequence genome:
- a CDS encoding nicotinamidase, putative, producing MKCLVIVDAQNDFLPNGSFNSKAEYLDVIDKINSVRLNLYKCTEESLLKLKDCKDIIEEKEEKKYEYMYEDKDIVEYSKCHNIIDDENNNEDIYLFPMNENIHNNINGYPHDCMNNIYDSSNINCYNNNNNNNEINNNCNNNHDNNVVNLTNHTEHADHIIDYNNIKTNSDDLNFGMCILTVDYHPAMHISFAETHRLLYEKICNNNLKYNNINNKSNMNCYDMNNSENLCINNNENEEMKKIDVNNNLIIEETEIESYLKNNNIHTLSDVLNNIDKIKSSQIIYKNIKSKNDIMEYHKINFLNENIDVWPVHCVKNTYGCKVHNKLIRHINDIIIKKAQNENKDSHTIFENEQVNGNIQKLLKQKNITSVYVCGFIFEYCVKETALSFLNMGYETYIVEDATAYLFDRQEDKLFLQNKGIKFINSSKLLS from the coding sequence atgaaatgcCTTGTTATAGTTGATGCACAAAATGACTTTTTACCGAACGGATCATTTAACTCGAAAGCTGAGTATTTAGATGTTATAGATAAGATTAATAGTGTAAGATTAAATTTGTATAAATGTACAGAAGAAagtttattaaaattaaaagattgtaaagatattatagaagagaaagaagaaaaaaaatatgaatatatgtatgaaGATAAGGATATTGTTGAATATTCAAAATGTCATAATATCAtagatgatgaaaataataatgaggatatatatttatttcccatgaatgaaaatatacataataatataaatggtTATCCGCATGATtgtatgaataatatatatgatagtagtaatattaattgttataataataataataataataatgaaataaataataattgtaataataatcatgaTAACAATGTTGTTAATTTAACAAATCATACAGAACATGCAGATCATATAATAgattataacaatataaaaactaATAGTGATGACTTAAATTTTGGTATGTGCATTTTAACCGTTGATTATCATCCTGCAATGCATATTTCTTTTGCCGAAACTCATAGATTgttatatgaaaaaatatgtaacaataatttaaaatataataatataaataataaatcgAATATGAATTGTTatgatatgaataattcagaaaatttatgtattaataataatgaaaatgaggaaatgaaaaaaatcGATGTAAATAACAATTTAATAATCGAAGAAACCGAAATAGAATcatatttgaaaaataataacatcCATACATTAAGTGATGttcttaataatattgataaaattaaatcatcacagataatatataaaaatattaaaagtaaaaatgatattatggaatatcataaaataaattttttaaatgaaaatatagatGTATGGCCTGTACATTGtgttaaaaatacatatgGATGTAAAGTACATAACAAACTCATAAGacatataaatgatattattattaaaaaagctcaaaatgaaaataaagataGCCATACCATATTTGAAAATGAACAAGTAAATGGTAATATAcagaaattattaaaacaaaaaaatatcacATCTGTATATGTCTGTggttttatttttgaatattGTGTTAAAGAAACAGCACTCAGCTTTTTAAATATGGGATATGAAACGTATATTGTTGAAGACGCAACAGCTTATTTATTTGACCGACAGGaagataaattatttttacaaaataaaggAATCAAATTTATTAACTCATCAAAACTTTTGTCATAA
- a CDS encoding hypothetical protein (conserved Plasmodium protein, unknown function) → MNFDIASDGNEYTYSGYSKNSLIEDKNYILDYEKYVHFAFFACFYISHIKKEKCSDTELLTWYLKKFKHIVINSTKKVKRTYFNLINNLIQDKCVKVSLENNKRYLLHNENFILWAWKRRALKYDKEQFNKY, encoded by the exons atgaattttgATATAGCATCTGACGGGAATGAATATACATATAGCGgatattcaaaaaattcACTAATAGAA gataaaaattatatcttagattatgaaaaatatgtacaCTTTGCCTTCTTTGCTTGCTTTTATATATCTcacataaaaaaagaaaaatgttCAGATACAGAACTTTTGACTTG GTATTTGAAAAAGTTTAAGCATATCGTTATCAAT tCTACAAAAAAGGTTAAACGAACCTACTTTAATTTGATAAATAATCTTATTCAAGATAAATGTGTTAAG GTTTCTttggaaaataataaaaggtatttattacataacgaaaattttattttatggGCATGGAAAAGAAGAGctttaaaatatgataaagaacaatttaataaatattaa
- a CDS encoding signal peptidase complex subunit 2, putative — MSGNNVQEEDSTFHVSNLYSETEIKKITQDFISEKIREQNFEEIVKYSNIRIFLSLVLIVIGTYCSIFVQYKKNPVLMIQLLVAFFVVSTTLIIFEYFFFDDVFMILRSNNGSLVKLYCRLDVKKSTLILAYKLNKNVFETSFELKRLYNENGYLMKPYAKNVVMNFLSAHGRTLKLKN, encoded by the exons ATGTCAGGCAATAATGTTCAAGAGGAAGATAGCACAT TTCATGTGAGCAACTTATACAGCGAAACggaaataaagaaaattacCCAAGACTTTATAAGTGAA aaaatacGAGAACAAAATTTTGAGGAAATTGTAAAATACTCAAATATACGAATTTTTTTGAGCTTAGTTTTGATAGTTATAG gAACATACTGCTCCATATTTGTTcagtataaaaaaaaccCAGTGCTTATGATACAACTATTg GTGGCTTTTTTTGTAGTATCAACAACCTTGATTATctttgaatattttttcttcgATGATGTTTTTATGATATTAAGATCCAACAAc GGTTCCTTGGTAAAATTGTATTGTCGTTTGGACGTGAAAAAAAGTACCCTAATTTTGG catataaattaaataaaaacgTTTTTGAAACCTCGTTTGAATTAAAAAGACTTTATAATGAGAACGG CTACCTAATGAAACCTTATGCAAAAAATGTTGTTATGAATTTTCTTTCTGCTCATGGACGAACACTGAAATTAAAAAACTAA